The genomic stretch GCTGGCAAGTTGTCCGAAGGGCGGGCGCGTACTCGACCCGTTCATGGGCAGCGGCACCACCGCAGTCGCTTGCGCTCGGCAGCAGCGCGAATTCGTCGGCTATGAGATCAATGAAAGTTACTGCGCGATAGCGCGCGAACGCGTTAGCGCGGCCGCGGCCGCGCCCACCGCCGCTCGCAAAACCCGCAAGAATGCGGCCAAAGCTGTGCGGCAAACCGAGGCGCAATAAGCGCGCAGTAGCTTAAGAATCCGAGAATATTCCATGTCCCGTATCAAGAACACGTTTGCCGCGTTGTCCGCCCAGGGTAAGAAAGGCCTGATTCCGTTCATGACGGCCGGCGACCCGGATCCGGCGCGGACGGTCGAATTCATGCACGCGCTCGCCGCCGGCGGCGCCGATGTGATCGAACTCGGCGTACCGTTTTCCGACCCGATGGCCGACGGCCCGGTGATCCAGCAATCGTCCGAACGCGCGTTGGCGCATGGCGTGTCGCTGCGCCACGTGCTGGCCGACGTGAAGCGCTTCCGCGAAACCGACGACAAGACGCCGGTGGTGCTGATGGGCTACGCCAATCCGATCGAGCGCATGGGCACCGAGGCGTTCGCCAAGGCGGCGAAGGAAGCCGGGGTGGACGGCGTGCTGGTTGTCGACTACCCGCCGGAAGAGTGTGTCAACTTCGCTGAACAGATGCGATCCGCCGGCATCGATCCGATTTTTTTGCTGGCGCCCACCTCCACGGATGAGCGCATCGCTGAAGTCGGCAAAATCGCCAGCGGCTACGTCTATTATGTGTCGCTGAAAGGCGTGACCGGCGCGGCAAATCTGGACGTTTCCAGCATCGCGAGTAAAATCCCGGCCATCAAGTCGCGCGTACCCCTGCCGGTGGGCGTCGGTTTCGGCATCCGTGACGCGCAAACGGCGCGTTTGGTGGCGGAAGTGTCCGATGCCGTCGTGATTGGCAGCCGTATCGTGCAATTGCTCGAGCAAGCGGCCCCCGAAACCGCCGCCGAGACGCTTACGCGCTTCATTGCTGAAGTGCGCGAGGCGCTCGATAGCGCTGCGACTGCCCGATAACAGTTATTTTTGTCGTCTGTAGTGTGAACGGCGGGTTCGTCCCGCCGTTTGCGCAACCGTTGACCCCTGAAGGATTCAATATGAGCTGGCTCGATAAGCTGCTGCCGCCGAAAATCAAACAAACCGACCCGAAGAACCGCAAGGGGATTCCGGAAGGCCTGTGGATCAAGTGCCCGTCGTGCGAAGCCGTGCTGTACCGCAATGACGTCGAGGCCAATCTGCACGTTTGCCCGAAGTGCGACCATCACATGCGCATCGGCGCGCGTGAGCGGCTCGACGGCCTGCTCGATCCGGAAGGCCGCTACGAAATCGGCCAGGAAATCGTCCCGGTCGACGCGCTCAAGTTCAAAGACAGCCGCAAGTACCCGGATCGCCTGAAAGAGGCGATGGACGACACCGACGAAACCGACGCGATGGTCGTGATGGGCGGCGCGATCCACACGCTGCCGGTGGTGGTCGCGTGCTTCGAGTTCTCGTTCATGGGCGGCTCGATGGGTTCGGTGGTCGGCGAACGTTTCGTGCGCGGTGCGCAGAATGCGCTCGAACAGAAAGTGCCGTTTATCTGCTTCACCGCTTCGGGCGGCGCGCGGATGCAGGAAAGCTTGTTGTCGCTGATGCAGATGGCGAAAACCACGGCCATGCTGACCAGGCTCGCCGAAGCCAAGCTGCCGTTCATTTCCGTGCTGACCGATCCGACCATGGGCGGGGTGTCGGCGAGTTTCGCGTTCCTGGGCGACGTGGTGATCGCCGAACCGAAGGCGCTGATCGGGTTCGCCGGTCCGCGCGTGATCGAACAAACCGTGCGTGAAAAGCTGCCGGAAGGCTTCCAGCGCGCCGAGTTTCTGCTGACGAAGGGCGCGGTCGACATGATCGTCGACCGTCGCAAGCTGCGCGAAGAAATCGCGCAATTGATGGCGCTGTTGAGCCATCAGCCGGCTGACGCAGTCGCGTAAGCTTTCGTGTCGATGCCGCGGCGTGCCCGTTCAGGCGCGGTGGTCATCAGAAAAGCAGTCTAAAAAATCGCGCGCCGCGAGAGTCATCAAGCGGCGCGCTGTCATTTCCGGGATAATCACGGTCTCGCAACGCAGCACAGATTCACTCGATGACCACATTCTCCACCCTCGACGCGTGGCTCACGCACCTTGAATCCGCGCATCCCGTCGGCATCGACATGGGTTTGGGCCGTATCACGCAAGTACGCGACGCGATGCAGTTGTCGTTCGCGTGCCCGATCATCACGGTCGGCGGCACGAACGGCAAAGGTTCGACCTGTGCGATCCTCGAATCGATTTTGCTGCGCGCGGGCTTCACGGTCGGTTGCCACACGTCGCCGCATCTGCTGTCGTTCAACGAACGGGCGCGCGTGAACGGCGAAATGGCGAGCGACGCAGACCTGCTGCCGCACTTCGAAGCCGTGGAAGCCGCGCGCCTGAGCCTCGCCGAACCAATCACGCTGACCTACTTCGAATTCACGACGCTGGCGATCATGAGCCTGTTCGCCTCGCGCGGACTGGACGCTGTGATCTTCGAAGTCGGCTTGGGCGGCCGCCTCGACGCGGTCAACATCCTTGACGCGGACTGCGCGATCATCACCAGCATCGATATCGATCACACCGAGTATCTCGGCGAC from Paraburkholderia phytofirmans OLGA172 encodes the following:
- the accD gene encoding acetyl-CoA carboxylase, carboxyltransferase subunit beta, producing MSWLDKLLPPKIKQTDPKNRKGIPEGLWIKCPSCEAVLYRNDVEANLHVCPKCDHHMRIGARERLDGLLDPEGRYEIGQEIVPVDALKFKDSRKYPDRLKEAMDDTDETDAMVVMGGAIHTLPVVVACFEFSFMGGSMGSVVGERFVRGAQNALEQKVPFICFTASGGARMQESLLSLMQMAKTTAMLTRLAEAKLPFISVLTDPTMGGVSASFAFLGDVVIAEPKALIGFAGPRVIEQTVREKLPEGFQRAEFLLTKGAVDMIVDRRKLREEIAQLMALLSHQPADAVA
- the trpA gene encoding tryptophan synthase subunit alpha gives rise to the protein MSRIKNTFAALSAQGKKGLIPFMTAGDPDPARTVEFMHALAAGGADVIELGVPFSDPMADGPVIQQSSERALAHGVSLRHVLADVKRFRETDDKTPVVLMGYANPIERMGTEAFAKAAKEAGVDGVLVVDYPPEECVNFAEQMRSAGIDPIFLLAPTSTDERIAEVGKIASGYVYYVSLKGVTGAANLDVSSIASKIPAIKSRVPLPVGVGFGIRDAQTARLVAEVSDAVVIGSRIVQLLEQAAPETAAETLTRFIAEVREALDSAATAR